In the genome of Actinomadura graeca, one region contains:
- a CDS encoding ADP-ribosylglycohydrolase family protein, with amino-acid sequence MPELSEYPDPERLLGCLLGGAIGDALGAPLEGLSLDVIRDRYGPDGPGGFVAERFGAGAVTDDTQLTMFTAYALVQASARARAKGIGGAAPGMLQVAYLTWLRGQGEEFPEQDMVGGGWLVQERALMTRRGPGRSTLGALRKAAERRRPGVPLGTVGEPINDSKGCGGVMRAAPCGFGFSEAAHAFDMGCQAAAITHGHPSGYLPAGVLAAMVWALLRGAEVRDALELARGHLQGRPGNGETADALARAVRLAGEGPATPERLQTLGGGWTGEEAIAIAVYAALAPGGAGARVRLAVTHGGDSDSTGAICGNILGARHGAGAFPQAWRDGVEVREAVERLAAMCSAECGPNPPDTR; translated from the coding sequence ATGCCGGAACTGTCCGAATACCCCGACCCGGAACGGCTGCTCGGATGCCTGCTCGGCGGGGCGATCGGGGACGCGCTCGGCGCCCCCCTCGAAGGGCTCTCGCTGGACGTCATCCGCGACCGGTACGGCCCGGACGGTCCCGGCGGCTTCGTGGCGGAGCGGTTCGGGGCGGGCGCGGTCACCGATGACACGCAGCTCACGATGTTCACCGCGTACGCGCTGGTCCAGGCGTCCGCGCGGGCCAGGGCGAAGGGCATCGGGGGCGCCGCGCCCGGCATGCTCCAGGTCGCGTACCTGACCTGGCTGCGGGGCCAGGGGGAGGAGTTCCCCGAGCAGGACATGGTGGGCGGCGGCTGGCTCGTCCAGGAGCGGGCGCTGATGACGAGGCGCGGGCCGGGACGGTCCACCCTCGGCGCCCTGCGGAAGGCCGCGGAGCGGCGGCGGCCGGGAGTGCCGCTCGGCACCGTCGGCGAGCCCATCAACGACTCGAAGGGATGCGGCGGCGTCATGCGGGCCGCGCCGTGCGGGTTCGGGTTCTCCGAGGCCGCGCACGCGTTCGACATGGGCTGCCAGGCCGCCGCGATCACCCACGGCCATCCGAGCGGATACCTGCCCGCCGGGGTCCTCGCCGCCATGGTGTGGGCACTGCTGCGCGGCGCCGAGGTCCGCGACGCCCTGGAACTCGCCCGCGGGCACCTCCAGGGACGTCCCGGCAACGGCGAGACGGCGGACGCGCTGGCCAGAGCCGTGCGGCTCGCCGGTGAGGGCCCGGCGACGCCGGAGCGGCTCCAGACGCTCGGCGGCGGCTGGACCGGCGAGGAGGCCATCGCCATCGCCGTGTACGCCGCGCTCGCCCCCGGCGGGGCCGGCGCGCGGGTGCGGCTCGCCGTCACCCACGGCGGGGACAGCGACTCCACCGGCGCCATCTGCGGCAACATCCTCGGCGCCCGCCACGGTGCCGGGGCCTTCCCCCAGGCGTGGCGGGACGGGGTGGAGGTCCGCGAGGCCGTGGAGCGGCTCGCCGCGATGTGCTCCGCCGAGTGCGGCCCGAACCCCCCGGACACGCGGTGA
- a CDS encoding STAS domain-containing protein, producing MRTWPGRSAARAPRPEGEERMTVWRITGGEGGPVPRPAPRYDRLELDTALLRIASASGSSWLRLTGDVDVSNAPALSRALRAAEARAPGDVHLDLAGVDFIDVAGLRAITKAARDLDERECMLVLHSVSPHLDKLVRLIGWDATPGLLTHCRARQSP from the coding sequence ATGAGAACCTGGCCTGGACGGAGCGCCGCCAGGGCGCCACGGCCGGAGGGCGAGGAGCGGATGACGGTCTGGCGGATCACCGGCGGTGAGGGCGGCCCGGTGCCGCGACCGGCTCCCCGGTACGACCGGCTCGAACTCGACACCGCGCTCCTGCGCATCGCGTCCGCGAGCGGGTCCTCGTGGCTCCGGCTCACCGGCGACGTCGACGTCTCCAACGCCCCCGCCCTCTCCCGCGCGCTGCGGGCGGCGGAGGCCCGCGCCCCCGGCGACGTCCACCTCGACCTGGCCGGCGTCGATTTCATCGACGTGGCCGGGCTGCGCGCGATCACCAAGGCCGCCCGCGACCTGGACGAACGCGAGTGCATGCTCGTCCTGCACTCGGTCTCCCCGCACCTGGACAAGCTGGTGCGGCTCATCGGCTGGGACGCCACCCCGGGCCTGCTCACCCACTGCAGGGCCCGCCAGTCCCCGTGA
- a CDS encoding SPFH domain-containing protein, translated as MSSPDKGNTYLEKVVAQQAVLEDDLRSSRRPAAPAPPGAMPPPPPSPIAKRSRALGAPPGEVSRPGHVEVRISGFWRWKNVLVPPNAFVVHTRRGRVEPLHVGLGVSFRFNPSTDSFLVVPGATQTILINAYCICRELQGVLVQGYVQWIIQDFGTAYRKLDFGAEDDPMRLVNVQLREQAEAAIKDKVSTMGVRDVLSDKQPIIEELTARLRAVAEGQDNGDQGLGLRIVTVQIKEAVVSSSRLWENLQKPYRAEQGQIARLAELEAQEVVEQREMAAARIKETQRLEHERELAELRARNEAELFDTEVAERLRRTKREHDDSREVAELQTETTRHALRMERERHQEEAETGRLRAEREQELRRMELDAELAMSAARARSRHEQELLELERERARAEVENGRTPAALQGQLVRTLPEIMSRLPKPDELRTVTVNGADQASVAGLVTQLAAVITALRAAAGAPGE; from the coding sequence ATGAGCAGCCCGGACAAGGGGAACACGTATCTGGAGAAGGTCGTCGCGCAGCAGGCGGTGCTGGAGGACGACCTGCGCTCTTCCCGCCGCCCCGCGGCGCCGGCCCCGCCCGGCGCCATGCCGCCCCCGCCGCCCAGCCCGATCGCCAAGCGCAGCCGGGCGCTCGGCGCGCCGCCCGGCGAGGTGTCCCGCCCCGGGCACGTGGAGGTGCGGATCAGCGGGTTCTGGCGGTGGAAGAACGTCCTGGTCCCGCCGAACGCGTTCGTCGTGCACACCCGGCGCGGGCGGGTGGAGCCGCTGCACGTCGGGCTCGGCGTGTCGTTCCGGTTCAACCCGTCCACCGACTCGTTCCTGGTGGTGCCGGGCGCCACGCAGACGATCCTGATCAACGCGTACTGCATCTGCCGCGAGCTGCAGGGCGTGCTCGTCCAGGGCTACGTCCAGTGGATCATCCAGGATTTCGGCACCGCCTACCGCAAGCTGGACTTCGGCGCCGAGGACGACCCGATGCGGCTGGTGAACGTCCAGCTCAGGGAGCAGGCCGAGGCGGCGATCAAGGACAAGGTCTCGACCATGGGCGTCCGGGACGTCCTGAGCGACAAGCAGCCGATCATCGAGGAGCTGACGGCCCGGCTGCGCGCGGTCGCCGAGGGGCAGGACAACGGCGACCAGGGTCTCGGCCTGCGCATCGTCACGGTCCAGATCAAGGAGGCGGTGGTCAGCTCGTCGCGCCTCTGGGAGAACCTCCAGAAGCCCTACCGCGCGGAGCAGGGCCAGATCGCCCGGCTCGCCGAGCTGGAGGCGCAGGAGGTCGTCGAGCAGCGCGAGATGGCCGCCGCGCGGATCAAGGAGACGCAGCGGCTGGAGCACGAGCGGGAGCTGGCCGAGCTGCGGGCCCGCAACGAGGCGGAGCTGTTCGACACCGAGGTCGCGGAGCGGCTGCGCCGCACCAAGCGCGAGCACGACGACTCCCGCGAGGTCGCCGAGCTGCAGACCGAGACCACGCGGCACGCGCTGCGGATGGAGCGGGAGCGGCACCAGGAGGAGGCCGAGACGGGACGGCTGCGCGCCGAGCGCGAGCAGGAGCTCAGGCGCATGGAGCTGGACGCGGAGCTGGCGATGTCCGCCGCGCGCGCCCGCTCGCGGCACGAGCAGGAGCTGCTGGAGCTGGAGCGGGAGCGGGCCCGCGCGGAGGTGGAGAACGGGCGCACCCCGGCCGCGCTGCAGGGGCAGCTCGTCCGCACGCTCCCGGAGATCATGTCCCGGCTGCCCAAGCCGGACGAGCTGCGGACCGTCACC
- a CDS encoding ATP-binding protein, whose translation MTTQIEARPPFMGARPFAACDERRFFGRTGETGALAGLWEDHRLTILHGPPGVGKTSLLSAGVIPRLRAGNARVLPVGRAAYRPTLPMGYQPDPNPYVLTLLRGWDPAEAVRRRPGLSLAEFLHDYTARGRDGGRAPTFAVIDQAELVLRVSRAHEDRRRRFLRQLRDALVSRPDARILLAVRTEDMGEVARLCAGLGDVPVAEFPLDPLGPGALTEVVRRTLGVTGREPAADEPRRLVDELRAGPGRGGGAGPSADLTLLQVAGTRLWGGESAEDTPPERLRAEVDRAIGDYCAGVLSETAAVHDVPRGQVAAWMRDLARSGVTMPSGRAGAVMRTLEDRHLVRPRPAGGATVYELQHPRLAGPLLGLGRWPDPDLGVPGHLRAAAVAFADGDLDLAADHARRAAGACDPDGTRQAAEVETFLADIAYERAAAHPCPHAALAEAEHRYRTAAAMREALGDGTAAGRLYAAAGRGRLRRDGKGTALEEFQVASVRLPHDPTIRIGLAEALWQAGQPRYAIDRLNEVIDRDGAIPEALRLRGEIRADQGLAESALRDFARMGDRTPSPSTAAALALALATLSRTEAAMRELDGADVDGTDDGPVLLRAARVRQLSGDAEGAVRLADRAVSARHPSLPPHQVPAAERLRRP comes from the coding sequence TTGACCACACAGATAGAGGCGCGACCCCCGTTCATGGGAGCGCGCCCCTTCGCCGCGTGCGACGAGCGGCGGTTCTTCGGGCGGACGGGCGAGACCGGCGCGCTGGCCGGGCTCTGGGAGGACCACCGGCTGACGATCCTGCACGGCCCGCCCGGCGTCGGGAAGACGTCGCTGCTGAGCGCCGGCGTCATCCCGAGGCTGAGGGCGGGCAACGCGCGGGTGCTTCCGGTGGGCCGCGCGGCCTACCGGCCGACGCTCCCCATGGGCTACCAGCCCGACCCGAACCCCTACGTGCTGACGCTGCTGCGCGGCTGGGACCCCGCCGAGGCCGTCCGCCGCCGTCCCGGCCTCTCGCTCGCCGAGTTCCTGCACGACTACACCGCCCGCGGCCGGGACGGCGGCCGCGCGCCCACGTTCGCCGTCATCGACCAGGCCGAGCTGGTGCTGCGCGTGTCCCGGGCGCACGAGGACCGCAGGCGCCGCTTCCTGCGGCAGCTCCGCGACGCGCTCGTGTCCCGCCCGGACGCGCGCATCCTCCTCGCCGTCCGCACCGAGGACATGGGCGAGGTGGCCCGGCTCTGCGCGGGGCTGGGCGACGTGCCGGTCGCCGAGTTCCCGCTGGACCCGCTCGGACCGGGGGCACTCACCGAGGTCGTCCGGCGCACGCTCGGCGTCACGGGCCGGGAGCCCGCCGCGGACGAGCCGCGGCGGCTCGTCGACGAACTGCGCGCCGGGCCGGGGCGGGGCGGCGGCGCGGGGCCGTCCGCGGACCTCACGCTCCTCCAGGTCGCGGGCACCCGCCTGTGGGGCGGTGAGTCCGCCGAGGACACGCCCCCGGAGCGGCTGCGAGCCGAAGTGGACCGGGCCATCGGAGACTACTGCGCGGGCGTGCTGTCGGAGACGGCGGCCGTCCACGACGTCCCGCGCGGCCAGGTGGCCGCGTGGATGCGCGACCTCGCCCGCTCCGGCGTGACCATGCCGTCCGGGCGGGCCGGGGCGGTGATGCGCACGCTGGAGGACCGGCACCTCGTCCGGCCCCGTCCCGCGGGCGGCGCGACCGTCTACGAGCTGCAGCATCCCCGGCTCGCGGGGCCGCTGCTCGGCCTCGGCCGCTGGCCCGATCCCGACCTCGGCGTGCCCGGCCACCTGCGCGCCGCCGCGGTGGCCTTCGCCGACGGCGACCTCGACCTGGCCGCCGACCACGCCCGGCGGGCCGCGGGGGCCTGCGACCCGGACGGCACGCGGCAGGCCGCCGAGGTCGAGACGTTCCTCGCGGACATCGCCTACGAGCGGGCGGCGGCGCATCCGTGCCCGCACGCCGCGCTGGCCGAGGCGGAGCACCGCTACCGCACCGCCGCCGCCATGCGCGAGGCGCTCGGCGACGGCACGGCCGCCGGTCGCCTGTACGCCGCGGCCGGGCGCGGCCGGCTCCGGCGCGACGGGAAGGGCACGGCGCTGGAGGAGTTCCAGGTCGCGAGCGTGCGCCTGCCCCACGACCCGACGATCCGGATCGGGCTCGCGGAGGCGCTGTGGCAGGCGGGCCAGCCGCGGTACGCGATCGACCGGCTGAACGAGGTCATCGACCGCGACGGCGCGATCCCGGAGGCGCTGCGGCTGCGCGGGGAGATCCGCGCCGACCAGGGCCTCGCCGAGTCGGCGCTGCGGGACTTCGCCCGGATGGGCGACCGGACGCCTTCCCCGTCCACCGCGGCCGCGCTCGCGCTCGCGCTGGCCACGCTGTCGCGGACCGAGGCGGCGATGCGCGAGCTGGACGGCGCCGACGTGGACGGCACCGACGACGGGCCGGTGCTGCTGCGCGCCGCCCGCGTGCGGCAGCTGAGCGGCGACGCCGAGGGCGCGGTCCGGCTCGCCGACCGGGCCGTCTCCGCCCGGCATCCGTCGCTGCCGCCCCACCAGGTCCCCGCGGCCGAACGGCTGCGCCGCCCCTGA